ACGTTAGCATCTGGAGTGAATTTCTTAGTAACGAACAACTTATTGCCACTTGCGAGTATTTTAATTGAACCGGCAAAAGTTTTATTCTTAAATAACGCAATAAACCATGGAATTTTAGGTCCTATTGGAATTGAGCAAGCAGCGCGAGAGGGAATGTCGATTTTATTCCTATTAGAAGCAAATCCTGGACCGGGTCTTGGTATTTTACTTGCTTTTATGTTGTTTGGAAAAGGAATGGCAAAGCAATCAGCACCTGGTGCGACAATTATTCACTTCTTTCGTGGGATTCATGAAATTTACTTCCCGTACATTTTAATGAAACCTGCACTAATTATCGCTGCCATTGCTGGTGGTGCCACAGGAGTATTCACACTATTGTTGTTTAATGGTGGACTT
This genomic window from Desertibacillus haloalkaliphilus contains:
- a CDS encoding PTS transporter subunit EIIC is translated as TLASGVNFLVTNNLLPLASILIEPAKVLFLNNAINHGILGPIGIEQAAREGMSILFLLEANPGPGLGILLAFMLFGKGMAKQSAPGATIIHFFRGIHEIYFPYILMKPALIIAAIAGGATGVFTLLLFNGGL